The following are from one region of the Leptospirales bacterium genome:
- a CDS encoding TIGR02206 family membrane protein → MAQAAQAVKHGSLTHIVVLAITGLLAFLLVRIGRRRAGSAMARLLERGIAALLLLNAVAYIVYRWLQGYWELRYDLPMEFCSWATIVTAWALFKRSQAVAELAYLWVMAGSLQGVLTPDLQVDFPHPYFFMFVVGHSGLVIAALLLAAGMGLAPRPGAIGRTLLYTQIYFVSALLLDYALGANYGYLMHKPAAGSLLDYLGPWPYYWLSLQALMMALVSLAYLPFYLVNRRLAASAGHVDAESPRLPGSTGSPAVRVAD, encoded by the coding sequence ATGGCGCAGGCGGCGCAGGCGGTGAAACACGGATCGCTGACTCATATTGTGGTGCTGGCAATTACAGGCTTGCTTGCCTTTTTGCTGGTTCGAATCGGCCGTCGGCGCGCCGGCTCGGCCATGGCGCGTCTGCTGGAACGGGGCATAGCAGCCTTGTTGTTGCTCAATGCCGTCGCCTACATCGTCTACCGCTGGCTGCAGGGTTACTGGGAGTTGCGCTACGATCTGCCGATGGAATTTTGCAGCTGGGCTACGATTGTTACGGCCTGGGCGCTCTTCAAGCGCTCCCAGGCGGTGGCCGAGCTGGCTTACCTGTGGGTCATGGCCGGGTCCTTACAGGGCGTTCTCACGCCGGATCTGCAGGTGGACTTTCCGCATCCCTATTTTTTTATGTTTGTAGTTGGCCATTCCGGTCTGGTCATTGCCGCGTTGTTGCTTGCCGCCGGAATGGGGCTGGCGCCGCGGCCGGGCGCGATCGGCCGCACGCTGCTCTACACGCAGATCTATTTTGTGAGCGCGCTGCTACTGGACTATGCGCTTGGCGCCAACTATGGATACCTGATGCACAAGCCGGCGGCCGGATCGCTTCTCGATTACCTTGGCCCCTGGCCCTACTACTGGCTGAGCCTGCAAGCGCTGATGATGGCGCTGGTGAGCCTCGCCTATCTGCCCTTTTATCTGGTCAATCGACGTTTAGCGGCTAGCGCGGGACATGTCGATGCAGAAAGCCCTCGTTTACCTGGTTCCACTGGTTCACCAGCTGTCCGCGTCGCTGATTGA